Within Primulina tabacum isolate GXHZ01 chromosome 5, ASM2559414v2, whole genome shotgun sequence, the genomic segment TGAGGACGGCATGACAAGCTGCTGATGCTGCTCCTCAATTTCTGTCTTCGCCGGAAGGTCAATTGTGTCAGGCATCATGATGCTGGAAATGAAACTAGAGGAGCTGTGCTCACTCTTCTCTTCTTTTGTTGTCATGTCTTGATTGATCTGATTTAGATTTTGATTCAGCTCTTCATGTGAATAACTAGTATCATCTTTGAATGTGGTAGGTGTGGAGATCCCCAGTGAAGACAATTCACCATGTTTCATCGTCTCGCCGTCAGAAGAACAAGAGGCATGCTGAAGCTCTCTGGCAACCGAACCAGAGGAGCCATGTTCACTCTTCTCTTCTTTTGTCGTCATGCCTTGACTGATATGATTTAGagattgattcagctcttcgcATGAAGAACTAGCATCGTCTTTGGATGGGGAGATTCCTAGTGAAGACGATTCAACATGTTTCATGGTCTCGCCATCAGCAACACAAGAGGAATGCTGAAGCTTTCTGGCAACCAAACTAGAGGAGTAGTGCTCGCTCATCTCTTCTTTTGTTGTCATGtcttgtttgatttgatttagagattgattcagctcttcatTTGAAGAAAAAGCATCATCTTTGGATGTGGTGGGTGGGGAGTTTCCCATTGAAGACAATTGAACATGTTTCCTCATCTTGCCATCAGAAGCATAAGAGGCCCGCTGAAGCTTTCCCATCCTCCATTGAACTGGAGGAAGAGGTGGCAATGGATGTAATTCTTCTTCTAAATTAATATGATTCGTTTCAGAAAAGGGATATCTGGAAGGAAGTGCGAAACTTAACGAATCTTTAAGAAGCGCAGAGCCTTCAATGATATGGTTGTTTTGTGCAGGAAGATCAGGCACTGACGGTGGACTTGGATGATTTTCAAGAGAGAAACATAGAGACAGAATTTTCATGTCCTTCACGTTCATCATGATCCTTTATTTGCTGGTGATTGATTGGTAACGACGGTAACGGGTCCGAGTTTATTTCATCAGATCCCAGCAATTCTGCATCAAGTTGGTTCGGGAGTAATTCGATCTTTTCTTTCACTTGGCTACCACTAGTCAAAGAGTGAGCATCAGCAGTATGATTTTCAAGACCACGTCGCTGGCTAGATTCCTGAGCTGTACTAAAGTCATTTTTCTGCAGAGATGGCTCAATCGTGGCAGTGTTGTCAGAATCCAAGTTGTGTTCAACTTCGAACCCAAGACATGAATTGGGAAAGGTATCTGATATTTCTGACTTAAGTTTATCACAATTAATAGTGTCGGAAACAACCATGTTCAAAACTGATGCAGCAGCTTCTCTTTGACCGGCTATCTCCACTAAGTCTGATTCTCCCTGTTTGCCTAAGAGACTGGCGTCGTAATTCCTAAGTTCATCCAAACCTGAATCATTAAAGCAAGGACTAATCTCTTCTATCATTTTATCATGCTCCACAAACAAACTGACATCATCTCTGTCGTCTGCAATGGAAGACACAGAAATAGCAATGACATCAGTGTCATATTGTTGCATTTGACCATCAGTTGCATCCAACTGTACATGAACCTTATTCGCTGATGTCGAATCTGGAGAACTAGAAATTTCTTCAATTTCAATATCAACAGAGTTTGTGCATGGAGTAACTTTGGACTTTTCCACAAAATCTGATGTTCCACCGGGGTTTTCAAGATTTTCCTTAGGACAACAGGAACTTTCTACAAATGCTGAATCACCAGGGAAAACATGATCACCTGTTATTTCAGTTCTCAGTAACTCCACTTCACAGAATTGAGGCATCCCAACTGCAGGAGTTTCAGTTGCTGTCCTCTGTTCAATAGGAATGACACCGTCTCCGTCTTGAACGTCGAGAACTGTCCCGTGCAAATCATGTGAGTGTTCTATAtgcaataaaattaaatttcgGGAACCCAGCTGTAAGTTAGCTGAGCTATTAGAGCAGTCTTCGGAACCCGAGTTTTGAGCACTGGCGACTGATGTTTGCTCAAATCTCTTCCCAAGAGAAGCCACCACAAGGCATGCGATATCAGAAAATGCAACGGAATCTTCATTACCTATTTCATCAATCAGCTGTTCCCCCTCAGAAGTTGCAGTGAAACAGTCTTCGATATGGTCTGCCTCAGGATACTTAATTACAGAGTTTTCAGGTATTTCTGGAACCCCGCCCTCTGATTTATTTGGAATTAGGTTAGATATCATGTGTAAAGAGTCATCTCTCTCCACAGGACGAGCATCACGGATATTTAATGTGGAAGTATCATTTTCACCCGTTTTTGGATCCTCCGTATCAGAATCATGATAATGTAGAAAATCTGTTGACAATATAACAGCATTATGTGTGGTATGACACGAATGATCAGAGATGGTTGATAAACAAGGTACACTCTCATTATCTGAATCATCAACTAGATGATCAGTACCAGAAAATCTTGGAGAATTATATCCTGAACGCATTTCTGAGACACTGGGAGAACATCGCAGATCCAAGACAATGCTTGTCCTTCTCTTGTCTTTATCCAAAGGAGAAGATTCATTAGACTCAGACCTTCCTTTATTAACACattctaaattaaaatgtggAGTCGAATCAGCAGAGGTCAAACACGAAGTCAGCTGGTCCAAATCAGATTCGTGATTGGTAATTGTAGCAGTGCCAGTGCAAGTATAATTGTAAATCGCCGATTTTGTAAGCTGAGAAACAGGGATGTCTTCCTGAGGAGTTTTACGGTAAGGCaatatatcaatgatatcagTAATTGGAAGGATTGCAGCCGATACTTCACATTCTGACTGTGGGTTTTCGGTCGA encodes:
- the LOC142546455 gene encoding LOW QUALITY PROTEIN: protein SCAR2-like (The sequence of the model RefSeq protein was modified relative to this genomic sequence to represent the inferred CDS: deleted 1 base in 1 codon) — protein: MPMSRYEIRNEFTLADPELYRAADKDDPEALLEGVAMAGLVGVLRQLGDLSEFAAEIFHDLHEEVMTISARGHSLMTRVQQLEADFPLIKKPFLSQADHSSFPYNTGVEWHPNIRMDQNLVTQGDLPRFVMDSYEECRGPPRLFLLDKYDVAGAGACLKRYTDPSFFKIEISSFGMSSADVQRKKKVLKAKKKGSRWRNGDTTPEVLTSHVKLNQLFMKESVENGVSYPGRRVKLKRRLNGFPFDSKPGKSYMEKLLEITSMEDKVLHEVSMKSLTLPTHSLNDSDLELVGGGLMSPDRESMERKRSPPTSPHTQEIILKPSIHKPNEVSAYDKIFEPPNSSPDVVAEDDAGYHDKETSDEDMTLDVEGGVTGYRPDDISSEMENYVDAPSTMESEMDTDSELRVKCDFTSSFINTQQLVSDSNEETSDTNEKQANTHSSDSHSSRNSTESNDGDVSSRKDLSAFSSSGSPRTSTENPQSECEVSAAILPITDIIDILPYRKTPQEDIPVSQLTKSAIYNYTCTGTATITNHESDLDQLTSCLTSADSTPHFNLECVNKGRSESNESSPLDKDKRRTSIVLDLRCSPSVSEMRSGYNSPRFSGTDHLVDDSDNESVPCLSTISDHSCHTTHNAVILSTDFLHYHDSDTEDPKTGENDTSTLNIRDARPVERDDSLHMISNLIPNKSEGGVPEIPENSVIKYPEADHIEDCFTATSEGEQLIDEIGNEDSVAFSDIACLVVASLGKRFEQTSVASAQNSGSEDCSNSSANLQLGSRNLILLHIEHSHDLHGTVLDVQDGDGVIPIEQRTATETPAVGMPQFCEVELLRTEITGDHVFPGDSAFVESSCCPKENLENPGGTSDFVEKSKVTPCTNSVDIEIEEISSSPDSTSANKVHVQLDATDGQMQQYDTDVIAISVSSIADDRDDVSLFVEHDKMIEEISPCFNDSGLDELRNYDASLLGKQGESDLVEIAGQREAAASVLNMVVSDTINCDKLKSEISDTFPNSCLGFEVEHNLDSDNTATIEPSLQKNDFSTAQESSQRRGLENHTADAHSLTSGSQVKEKIELLPNQLDAELLGSDEINSDPLPSLPINHQQIKDHDEREGHENSSLCFSLENHPSPPSVPDLPAQNNHIIEGSALLKDSLSFALPSRYPFSETNHINLEEELHPLPPLPPVQWRMGKLQRASYASDGKMRKHVQLSSMGNSPPTTSKDDAFSSNEELNQSLNQIKQDMTTKEEMSEHYSSSLVARKLQHSSCVADGETMKHVESSSLGISPSKDDASSSCEELNQSLNHISQGMTTKEEKSEHGSSGSVARELQHASCSSDGETMKHGELSSLGISTPTTFKDDTSYSHEELNQNLNQINQDMTTKEEKSEHSSSSFISSIMMPDTIDLPAKTEIEEQHQQLVMPSSESGSTSVAGEDVSHGGQTVKLPRPRNPLIDAVTAVDKSKLRKVTERVRPEIHKVDERDSILEQIRTKSFNLKPALASRPSYRAPKTNLKVAAILQKANAIRQALVDSDEDDNWSDS